In the Helicoverpa armigera isolate CAAS_96S chromosome 28, ASM3070526v1, whole genome shotgun sequence genome, one interval contains:
- the LOC110371492 gene encoding ecdysone oxidase encodes MGSSTSTALISAVQVPVTFLSMLEPEGLLWPKQAELQNNTAYDYIVVGGGSAGCVVSSRLAESGKNTVFMAEAGDDPPIIALVPGLFSLLPRSKYDYDYRSTKDTYAAKGQNYYTTLQAGKMLGGSDSLNHLLHTRGVPSDFDTWADITKDSSWKYDNILQYFIKSERLVDDPILKKYGKYHGTSGPMGISRQPEDTQVANLLKSFAEVGNPSVLDLNAENTLGYTQPLFMIADKKRQTPAYSYLKNIKTNSNLFVSKNTRVTRIIFEDNKAVAIEAVYNGKTYVFRANKEIIVSAGVYNTPQILQLSGIGPKEHLEQFNIKVIKDLPVGNNLIDQVSVTLVYKLESHIAFLPNLADVELDPTKVPFPVLVGSVALNKSQTDPDYQTYNLLLGQNTPFLTIACAQVFDLRDGICDQWQTEVTNRDSLYTVAALLQPKSRGTVRLASTDPSQAPLIKTGYFTNKEDLKTMVKIIKDFTSVGKTKYFKKIGAELAGLDLDVCADKKKGSDEFWECYILNHAGSPYHTVGTCPMGDVLDGQLKVKGVEGLRVVDASAMPKIPRGAPNAAVIMLAEKAADMIKSANAN; translated from the exons ATGGGATCCAGTACATCAACAGCGCTGATATCTGCAGTGCAGGTGCCTGTCACATTCCTGAGTATGCTGGAACCTGAGGGGTTACTGTGGCCGAAACAGGCTGAACTTCAAA ATAATACTGCATATGATTACATAGTCGTAGGAGGTGGATCAGCCGGCTGTGTGGTATCCAGTAGACTGGCAGAAAGTGGGAAGAATACTGTGTTCATGGCAGAAGCTGGAGACGATCCACCTATCATAGCTTTG GTCCCGGGCCTCTTTTCCTTACTACCAAGATCTAAGTATGATTACGACTATAGATCAACAAAAGATACATATGCAGCCAAAGGTCAGAACTACTACACCACATTACAAGCCGGGAAGATGCTTGGAGGCAGTGACTCTCTCAACCATCTTCTTCATACAAGAGGAGTACCATCAGACTTTGACACTTGGGCCGATATAACCAAAGACAGCTCTTGGAAATATGACAATATTCTCCAGTACTTTATAAAAAGTGAAAGACTGGTCGATGATccaatattaaaaaagtatGGTAAATATCATGGCACTAGCGGTCCTATGGGAATCTCAAGACAACCAGAAGACACTCAGGTtgctaatttattaaaatcttttgcTGAAGTCGGCAACCCAAGTGTTTTGGATTTAAACGCTGAGAATACTTTGGGTTATACACAACCACTGTTCATGATAGCTGATAAAAAAAGACAGACACCGGCTTATTCTtacctgaaaaatattaaaacgaacTCCAACTTATTTGTTTCGAAGAACACCAGAGTAACTAGAATTATTTTTGAGGACAATAAGGCTGTGGCAATTGAAGCTGTGTATAATGGCAAAACTTATGTATTTAGAGCAAACAAAGAGATTATTGTAAGCGCAGGAGTCTACAATACTCCTCAAATCCTTCAGCTTTCAGGAATTGGTCCCAAAGAACATCTAGAGCAGTTCAACATAAAAGTGATCAAAGATTTACCAGTCGGCAACAATTTAATAGACCAAGTGTCTGTCACATTGGTATATAAGCTAGAATCTCATATAGCCTTTCTGCCAAACCTGGCAGATGTTGAACTAGATCCTACTAAAGTTCCTTTCCCTGTGTTAGTAGGTTCAGTAGCCTTAAACAAATCTCAGACGGATCCAGATTATCAAACCTATAATTTGTTACTAGGCCAGAATACACCATTTTTGACTATTGCCTGCGCACAAGTGTTTGATCTTCGAGATGGAATTTGTGATCAATGGCAGACAGAAGTTACAAATAGAGATTCATTGTACACAGTTGCTGCTCTTCTGCAACCTAAATCTAGAGGAACAGTTCGTTTAGCAAGTACCGATCCATCTCAAGCCCCTTTAATAAAAACAGGGTACTTCACAAATAAAGAAGACTTAAAAACTAtggtgaaaataataaaagatttcaCTAGCGTTGGTAAAACGAAGTATTTTAAGAAGATTGGAGCTGAACTAGCTGGGTTAGACCTTGATGTTTGTGCAGACAAAAAGAAAGGTTCCGATGAATTTTGGGAGTGTTATATTTTGAATCATGCTGGTAGTCCTTATCATACGGTAGGTACTTGTCCTATGGGGGATGTTCTTGATGGGCAGTTGAAGGTCAAAGGAGTGGAAGGTCTGAGGGTAGTAGATGCTAGTGCCATGCCTAAGATACCTCGAGGAGCTCCCAATGCAGCTGTTATCATGTTAGCTGAGAAAGCTGCTGATATGATTAAGAGTGCTAATGCTAACTaa
- the LOC110371480 gene encoding ecdysone oxidase has product MAALTSSAIALILTALGLNESMFPDEANLNDVTTFDYIIVGGGTAGCVLASRLAELENSTVLLVERGEDPPLLSYLSGLFFLLPKTSIDYDYTSVFDDYAASSQGNYTRLTSGKGLGGSSILNHLLYARGVPSDYNYWAEVTGEESWAYDNILPYFIKSETVDDDEVLSAYPTYHGTSGPLGITRQLHDDKVADYLTAFNEAGTPPVVDLNGDVYVGVAQPLLTIAKGLRQSPAYSYLNRVRNYSNLYVSRETVVNRIVIEDNAAVAVEAVHKDVSYTLKARKEIILSAGVFNSPKILQLSGIGPKEHLEAVNIPVVADLPVGDNLLVPAGTVVVHKTDKHTLILPSPTDLAGALTPTQIPVPLMMANIALNKSSNIPNHQSYNLFFGHDTPFLTLVCTTVYGFNTEICLNWQKETVRRDALYSVIVNLDTTSTGTVRLNTTDTSAEPVIETGIYKNDVDLDNMVNNLMDFVKIGETPTFVGKDAAVVGVDFDECADKEYGTREFWSCYALHRGISPFLYMGTCPMGTVVDGQLKVKGIDNLRVVDASTFPKVLHGATNAAVIVLAEKAADLIKSSA; this is encoded by the exons ATGGCCGCCTTAACTTCGTCAGCTATTGCCCTGATATTAACGGCACTAGGGTTAAACGAGTCCATGTTCCCTGATGAGGCAAATTTAAATG ATGTTACAACGTTTGACTATATCATCGTGGGAGGAGGCACAGCCGGTTGTGTTCTCGCCAGTAGACTGGCAGAACTTGAGAACAGTACCGTTCTGCTGGTAGAGAGAGGTGAAGACCCACCACTATTGTCTTAC TTATCAGGCCTATTCTTCTTACTACCAAAAACAAGTATTGACTACGACTACACTTCCGTTTTTGACGATTACGCAGCGAGCAGCCAGGGTAACTACACCAGACTTACATCAGGCAAAGGGCTGGGAGGCAGCAGTATCCTCAACCATCTTCTGTACGCAAGAGGAGTTCCAAGTGACTACAACTACTGGGCCGAAGTCACCGGGGAAGAAAGTTGGGCTTATGACAACATCCTCCcatatttcattaaaagtgAAACAGTTGACGACGACGAAGTTCTAAGCGCATACCCCACATACCATGGAACATCAGGTCCTCTTGGCATTACCAGACAACTTCATGATGATAAAGTAGCTGATTATCTGACAGCTTTCAATGAAGCTGGAACTCCACCTGTAGTGGACTTAAATGGTGATGTCTATGTGGGAGTGGCACAACCGCTATTGACTATAGCAAAAGGCTTGAGGCAATCACCAGCTTATTCTTACTTAAACCGCGTAAGAAACTACTCGAATTTATACGTGTCCAGAGAAACTGTAGTCAACAGGATTGTCATTGAAGATAATGCAGCTGTAGCTGTTGAAGCGGTACATAAAGATGTTAGTTACACTCTGAAAGCAAGAAAGGAGATAATACTATCAGCTGGTGTGTTCAATTCACCAAAAATACTACAGCTGTCTGGTATAGGACCAAAAGAACATTTGGAAGCGGTAAACATACCTGTAGTAGCTGATCTTCCTGTTGGCGACAATTTGTTGGTTCCTGCTGGTACCGTTGTTGTTCACAAGACTGACAAACATACTTTGATACTTCCTTCACCAACTGACTTGGCAGGAGCATTAACTCCCACACAAATACCGGTGCCTCTCATGATGGCAAACATAGCTCTAAACAAAAGCTCAAATATCCCGAATCATCAGAGTTACAATTTGTTTTTCGGACACGACACGCCATTTTTGACTCTAGTATGTACTACTGTATATGGGTTTAACACCGAAATTTGCTTGAACTGGCAGAAAGAGACTGTTAGAAGAGATGCCTTGTACAGTGTTATAGTGAATTTGGATACGACATCAACAGGAACTGTTCGTTTGAATACGACAGATACATCAGCTGAGCCTGTGATTGAAACTGGTATTTACAAAAACGATGTGGATTTAGATAACATGGTGAACAACTTAATGGACTTTGTTAAAATTGGAGAAACCCCTACTTTCGTTGGAAAAGACGCGGCTGTAGTTGGCGTTGATTTTGATGAATGTGCTGACAAAGAATATGGTACTAGGGAATTTTGGTCATGCTATGCGTTACACAGAGGTATTTCACCGTTCCTGTACATGGGTACTTGTCCTATGGGTACTGTGGTTGACGGACAGTTGAAGGTCAAAGGGATAGATAATCTGAGGGTAGTGGACGCCAGTACTTTCCCTAAGGTTCTGCATGGTGCTACAAATGCTGCAGTGATCGTCTTAGCAGAGAAAGCAGCTGATCTGATTAAAAGCAGTGCTTAG